The following proteins are co-located in the Sardina pilchardus chromosome 24, fSarPil1.1, whole genome shotgun sequence genome:
- the LOC134072631 gene encoding class I histocompatibility antigen, F10 alpha chain-like — protein sequence MKGFVKLLMVCAILPICLAEQSDLQVDRHSLFYVYTALSKAVSAPGVFEFTAMGLLDDRKIDYYNSEKKVKIPEQKWMKERLPADYWEKGTQSRKSKEQWFKVNVNILMERMRQNNSDVHVLMWRHGCVADKMADGSFKFVRGVDAYSYDSDDFLSFDDASMQWVAPVDEAIPTKKKWDGVPILNQYTKGYLEKECVDWLKTFSEYGETDIKDKANDSPPDVHLFAKEYKSPDTLNLNCMATRFYPKDIRVTILKAKKSVKEGNMNDVMPNGDGTYQVKIMIQAQRSEMNDYECVVEHRTLPNKQIVKVWTKDGVLCPDNSDNNGSFMSGAAVGVLVTLILMIPLGICGFFAYRKGLFGYLKVQNGLH from the exons CTGAACAAAGTGACCTACAGGTAGATCGGCACTCGCTGTTCTACGTGTACACAGCCCTGTCAAAGGCTGTCTCTGCACCAGGTGTTTTTGAATTTACTGCCATGGGCCTACTGGACGACAGGAAGATTGATTACTATAACAGTGAGAAAAAAGTTAAGATTCCTGAACAAAAATGGATGAAAGAAAGGCTTCCAGCGGACTACTGGGAAAAGGGCACCCAGTCACGTAAAAGCAAAGAGCAATGGTTCAAAGTCAATGTGAACATTCTGATGGAACGCATGAGACAGAATAACTCTG ATGTGCATGTCCTCATGTGGAGACATGGGTGTGTGGCTGACAAAATGGCAGACGGTTCTTTCAAGTTTGTTCGTGGTGTTGATGCATACAGCTACGATTCCGATGATTTCCTTTCCTTTGATGATGCATCAATGCAGTGGGTTGCCCCAGTTGATGAAGCTATacccacaaaaaaaaagtgggATGGGGTTCCCATCCTCAATCAGTACACCAAGGGCTACctggagaaggagtgtgtggacTGGTTGAAAACTTTCAGTGAATATGGGGAGACTGACATCAAAGACAAGGCAAATGACT CTCCACCAGATGTCCATCTTTTTGCTAAAGAATACAAATCTCCAGATACACTCAATTTGAATTGCATGGCCACACGTTTCTATCCCAAAGACATTCGTGTCACCATtctgaaagcaaaaaaaagtgtCAAGGAAGGTAACATGAATGATGTCATGCCCAATGGCGATGGAACCTATCAGGTCAAAATAATGATTCAGGCCCAAAGGTCAGAGATGAATGATTACGAATGTGTGGTGGAGCACAGAACCCTGCCGAACAAACAAATTGTGAAAGTTTGGACTAAGG ATGGAGTACTTTGTCCTGACAACTCTGACAATAACGGCTCATTCATGAGTGGAGCAGCAGTGGGAGTGCTGGTGACACTGATCTTAATGATACCACTGGGGATCTGCGGGTTCTTCGCTTATAGAAAAGGCCTATTTG GCTATCTAAAAGTACAAAATGGACTTCACTAG
- the LOC134073147 gene encoding sterile alpha motif domain-containing protein 3-like, whose amino-acid sequence MQTECRKKHPNVSFLQDKMARTRIERRAYLEKHSTMEALEEYPALRLPVVLLAESQNQLDVDVDRSIMSGMGQIARKIIEQCQQRATGQDLFKMYNDAKTGCAEESHRGLQVVLATLLLPHLFREDPDALYCINKTPEVPTPVLVITGNPFLEATFGVHLDYTNILTHEVDDITLALATLITFHEGSLRNPCELKRFLHSGNGEEPQKVPRGSSNS is encoded by the exons ATGCAGACAGAGTGCCGAAAGAAACATCCAAATGTATCTTTTCTACAAGATAAAATGGCCCGAacaaggatagagagaagagcatACTTGGAAAAGCATTCCACAATGGAAGCCCTTGAGGAGTATCCTGCACTAAGACTTCCAGTAGTA CTTCTTGCAGAATCACAAAATCAGCTTGATGTTGATGTAGATCGAAGCATCATGTCAGGAATGGGACAAATAGCAAGAAAAATTATTGAACAATGCCAGCAACGAGCCACAGGCCAGGATCTCTTTAAAATGTATAACGATGCCAAGACTGGATGCGCAGAGGAGTCACACAGAG GTCTTCAGGTGGTCCTTGCCACATTACTTCTGCCACATTTATTCAGGGAGGACCCCGATGCCCTTTACTGTATCAACAAG ACTCCAGAGGTTCCAACGCCTGTCCTGGTCATCACCGGAAACCCGTTCCTGGAGGCTACTTTTGGTGTACATCTGGACTACACAAATATCCTCACCCATGAAGTTGATGACATCACCCTCGCACTAGCAACCTTGAT AACCTTTCATGAAGGATCCCTGAGGAACCCCTGTGAGCTGAAAAGGTTCCTCCACAGTGGCAATGGTGAGGAACCCCAAAAGGTTCCTCGAGGCTCCTCTAATTCTTAG
- the rnf5 gene encoding E3 ubiquitin-protein ligase RNF5 has product MATADPGPSNDGGPASRGFPSGEKSNERDGPSESGGEGERERDRATFECNICLDTARDAVISLCGHLFCWPCLHQWLETRPSRQQCPVCKAGISRDKVIPLYGRGSSSQEDPRLKTPPRPQGQRPEPESRGPFQGFGDTGFHMSFGIGAFPFGFFTTVFNTNDPFHRADYVGDHQGNGNANNGNNWQDSLFLFLAIFFFFWMLSV; this is encoded by the exons ATGGCGACTGCAGACCCTGGACCCTCGAATGACGGCGGACCAGCTAGCAGAGGATTCCCGTCTGGCGAAAAGAGTAACGAGCGAGATGGCCCAAGCGAGAGCGGTGGAGAAGGTGAACGCGAGCGAGACCGGGCTACGTTCGAATGTAATATTTGTTTGGATACAGCAAGAGACGCGGTCATCAGTTTGTGTGGCCATCTATTCTG CTGGCCCTGTTTGCACCAG TGGCTAGAGACCAGACCCAGCAGACAGCAGTGTCCTGTGTGTAAGGCTGGCATCAGCAGAGACAAAGTCATCCCCCTTTATGGCCGAGGAAGCAGCAGCCAAGAGGACCCCAG GTTGAAAACCCCACCTCGACCTCAAGGCCAGAGACCTGAGCCAGAGAGTAGAGGG CCTTTCCAGGGTTTTGGGGACACGGGTTTCCACATGTCGTTTGGCATAGGAGCGTTTCCCTTCGGTTTCTTCACCACAGTCTTCAACACCAATGACCCTTTCCACAGAGCAG ATTATGTGGGTGATCACCAAGGCAACGGGAACGCCAATAATGGGAACAACTGGCAAGACTCTCTCTTCCTATTTCTGGccatctttttcttcttctggaTGCTGAGTGTGTAA